A single region of the Sphaeramia orbicularis chromosome 6, fSphaOr1.1, whole genome shotgun sequence genome encodes:
- the st8sia2 gene encoding alpha-2,8-sialyltransferase 8B — MPLVFRTLLFGFVTLLVVLLIIDDIAEVEEETANAGHSKKMNLHRLIPKPHRKAVAHVKPTALARSAKDINRHHPSCNNTAKLSSNSWTFNKTLSNIIRKNILRFLDPERDISILKGTLKPGDIIHYVFDRHSTTNISENLYRLLPTVSPMKNQHHRRCAIVGNSGILLNSSCGPEIDSHDFVIRCNLAPVEEYSQDVGRRTNLVTMNPSVVQRAFQDLVSDEWRERFLRRLQSLSGSVLWIPAFMAKGGEERVEWALRLILLHTVDVRTAFPSLRLLHAVRGYWLTNNVHIKRPTTGLLMYTLATRFCEEIHLYGFWPFPLDPHGKAVKYHYYDTLKYEYTSSSSPHTMPLEFRTLSTLHRQGALQLHTGTCDLSSGPQRELQN, encoded by the exons ATGCCGCTTGTATTCCGCACGCTGTTGTTCGGCTTTGTAACCCTGCTGGTGGTGCTTTTGATAATTGATGATATTgcagaagtggaggaagaaactGC AAATGCTGGACACTCAAAGAAGATGAACTTGCATCGACTCATCCCTAAACCGCACAG AAAGGCTGTGGCGCATGTCAAACCAACTGCTTTGGCAAGATCAGCTAAAGATATAAATCGTCATCATCCGAGCTGCAACAACACTGCCAAGCTCTCATCCAACAGCTGGACTTTCAACAAGACCCTTTCTAACATCATCAG gAAGAACATTCTGCGATTCCTTGATCCGGAGCGTGACATTTCTATTCTGAAAGGCACACTTAAACCAGGAGATATCATCCATTATGTATTTGATCGACACAGCACCACAAACATCTCAGAAAATCTCTACCGTCTCCTGCCAACTGTGTCCCCGATGAAGAACCAACATCACAGGCGTTGCGCCATCGTCGGAAACTCTGGGATCTTACTCAACAGTAGCTGCGGACCTGAGATCGACTCCCACGACTTTGTCATCAG GTGTAACCTGGCACCGGTGGAGGAATACTCTCAGGACGTGGGCCGGCGAACCAACCTGGTTACAATGAACCCCTCGGTGGTACAGCGAGCCTTTCAGGACCTGGTTAGTGATGAATGGAGGGAGCGTTTTTTACGGAGGCTGCAGAGCCTCAGTGGCAGCGTGCTGTGGATACCGGCTTTCATGGCCAAAGGGGGAGAGGAGCGTGTGGAGTGGGCCCTCCGTCTCATCCTGTTGCACACTGTGGACGTGCGCACCGCCTTCCCCTCACTACGCCTTCTCCACGCTGTCAGAGG ATACTGGTTGACCAACAACGTGCACATCAAGCGTCCGACCACCGGCCTCCTCATGTACACCCTGGCCACTCGATTCTGTGAAGAGATCCACCTCTACGGCTTCTGGCCCTTTCCTCTGGACCCCCATGGGAAAGCAGTCAAATACCACTACTACGATACTCTGAAATACGAGTACACATCCAGCTCCAGTCCTCACACCATGCCTTTGGAGTTCCGGACCCTGAGCACTTTGCACAGACAGGGGGCGCTCCAGCTCCATACTGGGACCTGTGATCTGTCGAGTGGACCACAGAGGGAGCTGCAGAATTAA